The Theileria parva strain Muguga chromosome 1, complete sequence, whole genome shotgun sequence DNA window GGGTCATCCAAAATCTTAAGTATCTGTTCCTTGGATATATCTGATTTATCCTTGAATTCTTTCAGTAGTAATAAAAACTCTGGGTGTTCCTTATCCAGAAACTCCTTCTTTTCTTCATCACTCATGGTTAAAAAGTTTTCGGGAAGTTCAATCTTTTCTGAATCCTTCTTCAATGATTCAGATAAATTCTCCATCAGCGTATCCAGAGCCTATACCgtttatttaaaaactgGACTTACTGTTGAATCATCTTCCTTTTCTGACTCTATGTATCTGTCCAATTCTGCATCCTCTTCCTCCACATCTTCATACATTTCTTCCGCAATTTCACGTGCTTCTGCTATGCGATCTTCCAATGCTTCCTCATCCGACTCCTCATCAGAGCCTTCAACGTAATATTCCTTCAACTTCTTCCCCCAATTTACTCTATCCTCCTTTTCTTCCTCCTCATCCTCATCACCTTCTTGGGGGTATTCATCATCTAACTCGTCATCTAATTCATCTAAAAACATCTTACTCATGAATTACATACCATCTGTAACTTCTGGAGTGAATGACCGAGGCAAACCTAATTTCTCATAATCCTCATCTTGAGaattttctataaattaaattaattatggagaataaattattattttaaaattaacaacaTTACAAACCTTCATCTTCGTTAAATGGAATATAATCCTTCCCATCATCAGTAATCAAGGCCTTGAACCCAGAACTTGAAGATTTCTTTTTGCTACTTTTATTATCTACATCTTCTGATGTTTTTTTAGGCTTTCTAAAGATGTTTTTAcccattttattataaaaatattttacagccggtaaatcaataaaaataaattattgtacattaaaattatttaaaataactcaTTTTATAAGCGTGTAAATTGTATCCAAATTgaaatgaaataaatattcaataatatattatatagaaTCATGATAGTGAATGTATTCACCCCcttaacaatttattttaaataaaacaattcTCTCAATCGAtggaaaaaaataatattttaaaacaaacaaataaaattaacatgGATTCTACTATACATGACTAATTTTTGCTGTTATTAATTCAAATCTCAACGTCATCTTATATAGCTCTTTAATAATTCTGATTTTCAATGAATTACCTTCCCCTtttatatcaaatattttttccaatatttttacctcttattttttataattatttgaattatTTCATCATTGTGTTTACACCTGTGCACTTCCTAGCCCTTTCTCATATGAACTTGCAAATCTATATTCTTGGTTGccaattttcattttaacttttattttatactaagTTACGGAGttaattttcttaaattaatttatggcttaattttaaccaaaATTTGTAGAATTTCCCGGTATTATCAATAGAATTACATAGAACTCACCATTCCTTTGTCTAATAATCTTGATTTAACaagaaattatcaaattttatttaaaaaattttctatGAATTTATGTGTCGATTTTTGTTCCATTAATTATGACTTTCAAACAGCGAATAGCCTAGAATAATGAGTAACTGTGAAGTGGAGTCAAGAACTCACTCACTGGACTCATGTGTCAGTCCTAATAACCAACTAATTCCAGAATCGGACTTCTGTTACGCAGAAGGAGATAGTTTAGAGGGCGGACCATGTGGAGAGTGGCTTATGTTTCAAGTACATTTGAGAAACAAATGCTGGCCTGGAACAATTCGTCTACATCTTGAATCTTGCGATGAGTATTGTTTCAGGACAACAGTCCATGTGGGAAGTTTTGCAGACGAAAGGGACAAGTGCAGGGCAATTTCATCCTGCGTAAACGATAGATTAATGAACAACCTCTACGCAGAATCAATTTACAAGAACTTCGAGTGGGACGTATGCGTTTCGGACGACAATACATATAACGTTAGATACAAAGTGTCTATGAAGGGGATGTTTCTGCTTTACGTGAAACTTGATGGTAACGATATCGCAGGGTCTCcgtttaacatttttatttcagaCGGTAAAACATGTTCACTGTCAACTAGAGTCCAAAACATTAATAACTTAAAATGCAGAGCAATGCCAGATATAAAGAGCATGGTGGAAGTTATGGATGACGAAAGGTGGGATTTTGAGTGTAAAAACAAGGTTCCAGAAGACTACCAGAAGAGAAGGCTTTCTACTGTTGACAAATTGAGAAAATACTCACTCGTAAATGAGATAACTTTGAATGTTTGCGATAAGGTTGGGAACATAATTAAGTACAAGACGCCCTACGTGAAAGCTTGGTGTACAAATTTGGGGAAGGTAATTGACGTTAAACACCTGGGTAACGGGGTTATCTCAATAAAGTACGTGGTAATAGTGCCGAGACCAGACCTAGATAAGGTAAAAACGTTTTACTCAAATAAGAATGAAACTGTTCTCCCGTCATATTTACGTAATCTGGGAACTCCATGCTGCTTAAATGTTCAACTAGATGGAGAATCTATATACGGGAGTCCTTTTGTACCTGAAATAACAAACGTAATGGAATTGGAGGAGTACTATGCTAGTTTCCCAGAAACACTGGACTCCCTTTCATTGAGCTTAAATCACATGTTAAGTCAGGATAATTTGGAAGGATGTTCCCAGGcaatatttaatttcttcCACGTCAACAAGGATATGGATGACAGCGAGAAATCAAAGGCGTTTGAACTAATATCAAAACTGCTTGATGATAAATCTAAGCATCTGAAAAAGAACAACTTTCTAATGGAGAGtcaaatgtataaaatgaaCCACTTAAAGAATTATGGGCTAGGTCAACTACACCAATTTGTGGACAGCCAATACCAGAAGATGCTGAAAGCTAAAACTAGTAGCATTATAGAGTGCATTAAGGAGCTTAATAGCTATAACTCATCTGTTAATGGTGAGACTAAGGGGTTCAAGAATTTGGCAGACGTTATTTTCAACTACACTCGCATAGGAGATGAGTTAAGAAAGCTACACAGATATGATCTTGCTGACAAATTTGACTCCATAAGTGATAGAATATGTGAAGAGATAGAGCTTAACAGGTGGGAGAACCTTCTCCATGATAAAAAGAAGAAAATGCTAAAGATTAAGGAGCAAGTTGATGAATCAGTTAAGAAGCTTGAGGATTTTAAGAAGAAAGTTCATGAAAAGTACGATAACCTGGAATTCAAACCAATTAAAAAGATGCAACTAGACAAAGGGACCCAGACTATTCAGCAGGAAACAGTAACTGGAAGGCTCTTGCCATTTGTTAAGAATAGGTGTATTCCTGAAGAACCGAAGACTGAGGTGGATAAGATAGTTGAAACTTTCTGGAGGAGGTGTAGTAACTATGATATTCACTCGGGTATAACAAAGGTACTAAAGTCAAGTATAAGACTCAAAAACGCTCTAAACGAGATATTCTTCCACTACAGCAACAAATATAACACTAAAGATAACATGATCCAGTATGGAATACCGAGGAATTCTATGGACCTCTTCCACATGGACTTGTCAATCAGCAAAACTTTATTGAATAACAGGGAAAAGTTGGACGAAATGTTCGATAAGTTTTCGATAATGATCTCGGGGAAAAGAGTACTTCCAGAAAACATGTGGTGTGTTTACCTTAGAGAATTGGCTTATATGAACCTGTTGTACAAGATAGCAGAATCAGGAGACGTGATTCTGTTAAGAGATAATCTACACCCATCAAGACTTTCCGCTTTCCACCACTTTTGCCAATTCCACATCTTAACTCTATATGAAAAGTTGTTTACTACAAGACCTGAATTCCAAAAATCGCTAAAGTTCTACAATACTAAAAAGCTATTAAGATCAAGTCTCAATTTCAAGTATGCAAAAGAGTCTGCACAAATGCACTACTTCCCAACTGAAACTGACTTGGCAAACTACATAACTACAGAGATTCCAAACACTGTTGGCAACAAGTTAAATGAGAATATATTACATCTAATTTTCAAACATTATAGCAGACTCTCGATGTTTGGGAAGCAGAAACAGGACCCAAAATCTTACAACCCCGATGACGACTCATGGCTTTCCACTGCAATGTTTGTAGTTTTCTCAAGAGATTTCGGAATTGTTCCCGGGTATATGGATGGCTCATCAGTTCAGAAAATCGCAGATGATACGATTATAGCAAATATTGAGCAAAACACGTATCAGTCTACCACCTTTAGAGGAAGACTATTTTATAAAGACTTTGTGGATGCACTGGTGAACATCATATCTAActcaatttataaaatatgcCTAAACAGGCATGAAATGTACACTAAACACCTAAAAGATAACTCAATCCTGAATATCACTAAGAAGAATAAATTCCATGAAACAAGGAACTGTATCCAAACTCAAGAATCAGTATTGGAAGAGGTTGACGAGGTTCTACAGATTCTAGGATTAAACAATCCTCTACACATTGAATTAACAATTGAGGCAATATATGGTTCTGAGGCCTTGGAATATTTACACTAGGTTGacaattaatattgtgccaattttatttcagtatttatttacacaatgAGTCATCTCATCTTTAATATAGAtataaacattttaaaatatgtaaaaacaataaaaatttcatttaTCGCAAACGATTTTTTAAGAAGGCTGGGATTTGGAGAGATTCCAACTGTAGCCACAAGTGCCTGTATATCTAGCCAGGTTCTAGAATATTTCAcgtaattattatattttagattCCACTGAACCCTATTGTATCTGAAAATTCCGTAATTGGGGCTTTTCTTGACAGCCTCAACACACTCTTCTGGAAGGGAAAACATTTTAagggtattttttaaattaattttcaacTTTTAAAGGAAAATTTATACCAAGTAAATGGAAATGGTACCACAGACATGGATACTGGGCAACAAGGAAGAAGAAATTAAAGTTTGATACATATAGAAGGCATAGGTATTGTAgctttttaataaattaaattagatACCATGAGGTCAGAGGACCAGGTCCAAGACCACCAAGTAAATGGGAAGATCAGTCTTTCTTTAAACCTTTAAGGCAATCGGTTAAATTTTGGTAATTCATATTGATGATAGTAGCTCCTTTTCATTTGCTCCTGCCTTAAGTTTTGCGATATCGTAATCAGGTCTCTGAATCCTGCTAGGCCTTGGAAGTATAACTAAAAACtatgaaatttaaaaaattaccatTAATTCTTCCGAATCCTCCACTACTCATGTCTGGTATATTTGAGGCAACTggtaaatttgttaattttgtcATTACAGACCCCGCAAGAGCCTTAGTCCTaagatttattaatatttaaataaacaaactCGTCCCCTACAGCCTCTCTCATTAACGttaaatacattattatagtcGATCCAAGagtttttattattccaACGTTTTGAGAGTCAGAGGCCAGGGTATTCAGTGCAATGAGCGCTTCCTTTGCCATcctaaaattgttaaaatggttagaatattttaagcAAACCTTCCTCCTGCTAATACGCGAAAGTTTAATGACATTATTTGTCTCCCTGAGAATGTTAATGAGGAACAAACTCACCCATTTGTGCgattttatttatgttttcAATACCTATGAAAACATTATTAGGATGAAAACGTACTATTTTTCAGACATATAGCCTTCTCAGTCTCACTAGAGAAAACTGAACAATATGCATTTTGGAATGCCTGAGTGGAAATTAGAGACATTAAACCTGAATAACACTGTCTGAGAGTTTAAAATACCCATGTGAGCCAAGCTAGATAAACTATCAATTACGAAACCCTTTGTACTACTTAAACTTGGAGGTAATGTGTTGAACCATTCTGgaataaagtaaaaatcaaaattataattttgcATTTGGTCAAAGTTTAGTATATTGTAATCTTGATTAGTTTTCATCAAATCGTTTATCCGGTCCAAATTACTCTCAGATTCTGCGATATTTTGAGAATTCTCGGTATTAAATTCATCGATTACAGCTGAATGTTCGTTTATTATCTTTGGTTTATGTCTTCTCATCAGTTTCTTAGAATTACGTAAGAATACGTGACGAGGTAATCCAATGGGTCCTAAAAACGATTAAAATTCTTACAATtcagtaataatattagtaaaaacGGTGTTGTCAAATTTCTAgacaaatgtgtaagtaaATTGTGTCATTTCAGTACCATCTCGGTggttaatattactatttcTTCCTGAAActatgataatttttaataaattgatcAGAAagagaattaaaattttcattagttatttttataattaaaatatacaattttGAATTCATTTGTACAGAGAAATTGGTTCTATTTTGGAATAGTTTACACACCACACAATGAAGGCTGACGTTGTATTAATCTCTTAAATAGTTCATAAAATATCTTTTAAactgtattatataattatgttaaattcTAATGTATCTGAGTCGGAAAATTACAGTAGTTTTGTTACTGTACATTACGCATTTTGTACACTCTAAAACTTCTGGATATGACTCAAGTGACTCAAACCTGATCGTTGGAAGCATCGGGTTTAAAAGACTATCGCAAATAACTGAGCTCTGTGAAGTCAACAACGACTTTCTGTTCAGAACAAATGAAGTCCAACTCAGGATGAACCAGGACATCTTCGAGTGCCTCTCAAAGATGAAGCTTAATGGAACTCTAAAAACAACAACCATGACATCTCTTTCAGTTAAGCAATGGTATTCCGCTCCTTATTAATAAGTTAAATTCAGGGTTCTCTGGGAAGTTGATCGGTTTAACTTGAAAGATGAAATGAATTGGATATCGGGGGTATTTATCTCGTCAAAATAAGATTTTTTAGACTATTAACACTTGCGGGAACTCTAAGGATTCATTTCTCGGTGGACCTTGGTgtgtttatattatttaactattttagtGTTCTTGCGTCTGGTGGAGTTAAGCGGTTCTACAACCATCTTCCTGAACATACCGAGATTAAGATAAGTGGTCGGGTACATTTTTTCGATGAGTGGAAAGgtattttactttatttttctaaaaaaacaaaatattcaattccaaccattaattaaattttaggGGAATCTGTATTTTTAAGAgttaatgataaaatactATGGAGCggtattaaaaatttttcaataattaaatttagaatGGCATAACTGGTGTCCTACAGTTCCTGATTCTGCTTGTATGAAGTTTGGAATAGATGCTTGCGGTATCGAATACCCTGATAGGCTATCTGTAAGTTCCACttaagataattttaattaatggaaattataattaataagaCATTAGGTGTATTTCGAGGTTTCAACGGCTAATTCTGATCGCTCAGTGGCATTAGAGTTTTTTAGTAATCTGGCCAAAGAAAGGAACCCTTGCGATGTTTCTTGGGGCATAGACGATATTGTTCTACATTTTAGATAGGTTTATCAGGTCTATCGGCCTCAGACCTTCATAATTCCTAATGtggttttattttaaaattcgATTTACCTTTGTTCTAGATCACCACCTCTAGCTAGTAGAAGCTGAACAACATCTTCTTGTTCTGACTCAAGTGCCACATGGAGTGGAGTATCTCCACTATCATCAACCACGTTTACATTTGCTCCTTAGAAAAAATGAACGCAAAGCTTTAAAAATCTTACCATTATCCAGGAGCAACATTACGATATCGAGATGCCCACTAAAGtcttttaataatgttaaacGTACCGATCAGCGGCAAGATGAAGTGCCGTTAAGCCCTCTGGGCTTCTTACATCCACCAATTTCGGCTGTtctatacatttttatcatgTTAATAACAAACTTTCGATCATATTTCGAACTTTATCAAAATCTCCCTCGACAACTGACGTAAATAAATCATCAAATTCAAAGGTTCTAAATCAtgagtttattattttagaaattaCTCCTCAATTGAATCCATTATCATAATTCTACTGAACACTCCGGCATTCtgaaatttatattattatttggACAAACCGTTTCAAAATCAGCTGAATCTTTAAATGTTGCCAGCACCTGTTCGGAATATCTAATGTATTCTATCGCGGCATCCTTTGAGGACATTCCCTTAAGTTTCTTCCACGACTCcctataaattttatatatagaCTGAATTTTgaagtatagtaaattttagaaaCTAGGTACAGTTTATTGGATGAATTGGCTGAAAAGCAAGTCCAATAATCTTCATAATCCCCAAACCTTGCCTGTTTGTATAATCCTAAACACATAATGTTATAAAAAGCATCAGAGTTAGTTTATTCTTTATGACAACACTTACCGTATAGAGTGTAAAACTGTTCATCACTTAACTGGCCCTGAGACCTGGCGATAgacactattttacacgaatttttaaatcttcTGACTAGAACGAATCCAAACTTTAATATCAACACTGAGGATTCGTACAAATTTAAGAAGTATGACTTCAAAGAGTTGAAGTCCACCATTGGGTTGAATTACAGGGGAAAGGTGGTACAAACACAGCGCGCTTCCATGAATTAAGATGcaagaatattttattaatatttattaacaaaatttataaGTGTGAATTGGGAAATTATGAACAGATTTAGACTTCTTCAGGTGATTCTACATTTTGAGGAAGTTTCATGAGTGAAACCGCCAATTCCTCTATTTTATACCTTTTTgactataaaattattaattaaatttaaaatataaaacgTACTAAGACCGAGTGGTAATAAGAGTGTTTATATCCGCACAAGATGGACAATAATGCGGCAGCGTTGAAGTAGTATCCCATGATCATATTTCTaagtattattttcaatGTGAAATATTAGTGAAACTTACAATGTGCCTATATCTGAGTTTGGGTTTCCTAATTTTGAAACACTTAGGTCCAAATTACAAGTATATGTTAGGATATCAGCCATCTCTTCATGCATAAATGCTACACAGTATAGTGGTCCCGAGATCACCTTTgcaataattttattaaaaattaactcaCCTTATCCACATAATGAATCCTAAGCATAAGATATATCTTAGCCTGCTCAAAATTCTCCTTTTCCTTATAAATGTCATACAGCAGGGTCTGTAATTGATACAGAGCCCAGTGCTGGCTGAACACATTTTTTGCGTGATCGTAGACTTGTAGTATGTCCATAAGATTACTTTTTTCTATTCCATCAATTCTATAAACATACGCTCTCTCCAATTCTATGTATTCGTTTGTTTCGGACTCCGTAAATTTATACCCACACATTTCACACTGTGTGCTAACAAATTTTGAGAAAAATGAATCGtagtttaaaaaaatcGATCCGTAGTGgcataatttacacaagAATCCTCTGCAGTTGTCAATTGGTATAGAA harbors:
- a CDS encoding Filamin/ABP280 repeat family protein, yielding MSNCEVESRTHSLDSCVSPNNQLIPESDFCYAEGDSLEGGPCGEWLMFQVHLRNKCWPGTIRLHLESCDEYCFRTTVHVGSFADERDKCRAISSCVNDRLMNNLYAESIYKNFEWDVCVSDDNTYNVRYKVSMKGMFLLYVKLDGNDIAGSPFNIFISDGKTCSLSTRVQNINNLKCRAMPDIKSMVEVMDDERWDFECKNKVPEDYQKRRLSTVDKLRKYSLVNEITLNVCDKVGNIIKYKTPYVKAWCTNLGKVIDVKHLGNGVISIKYVVIVPRPDLDKVKTFYSNKNETVLPSYLRNLGTPCCLNVQLDGESIYGSPFVPEITNVMELEEYYASFPETLDSLSLSLNHMLSQDNLEGCSQAIFNFFHVNKDMDDSEKSKAFELISKLLDDKSKHLKKNNFLMESQMYKMNHLKNYGLGQLHQFVDSQYQKMLKAKTSSIIECIKELNSYNSSVNGETKGFKNLADVIFNYTRIGDELRKLHRYDLADKFDSISDRICEEIELNRWENLLHDKKKKMLKIKEQVDESVKKLEDFKKKVHEKYDNLEFKPIKKMQLDKGTQTIQQETVTGRLLPFVKNRCIPEEPKTEVDKIVETFWRRCSNYDIHSGITKVLKSSIRLKNALNEIFFHYSNKYNTKDNMIQYGIPRNSMDLFHMDLSISKTLLNNREKLDEMFDKFSIMISGKRVLPENMWCVYLRELAYMNLLYKIAESGDVILLRDNLHPSRLSAFHHFCQFHILTLYEKLFTTRPEFQKSLKFYNTKKLLRSSLNFKYAKESAQMHYFPTETDLANYITTEIPNTVGNKLNENILHLIFKHYSRLSMFGKQKQDPKSYNPDDDSWLSTAMFVVFSRDFGIVPGYMDGSSVQKIADDTIIANIEQNTYQSTTFRGRLFYKDFVDALVNIISNSIYKICLNRHEMYTKHLKDNSILNITKKNKFHETRNCIQTQESVLEEVDEVLQILGLNNPLHIELTIEAIYGSEALEYLH
- the ACBP2 gene encoding Ankyrin repeat family protein, encoding MVDFNSLKSYFLNLYESSVLILKFGFVLVRRFKNSCKIVSIARSQGQLSDEQFYTLYGLYKQARFGDYEDYWTCFSANSSNKLESWKKLKGMSSKDAAIEYIRYSEQVLATFKDSADFETNAGVFSRIMIMDSIEETFEFDDLFTSVVEGDFDKVRNMIEKQPKLVDVRSPEGLTALHLAADRGHLDIVMLLLDNGANVNVVDDSGDTPLHVALESEQEDVVQLLLARGGDLEQRNYEGLRPIDLINLSKM